In the Sulfobacillus thermosulfidooxidans DSM 9293 genome, TGCTGTGGGAGGAACAGGGGCTCCGATAGAACAATTGTTAGATTATTTTCATTACCGGCACATTGCGCCTGTTGTTACGCTGAACATTGGTGGTATCGCTAATATTCATGCCGTTCATGCTGATCAAAATAAGATGATGGCATTTGACACGGGACCTGGAAACATCTTGATGGACCGATTGGCTCAAACTAAATTTGGGTTACCTTATGATAAAAATGGTACGATTGCAGCGACAGGTCATGTAAATTCCTCTGTGTTGGATTTTTTGATGACCCATCCTTTTCTTCGCCGAGATCCACCTCGAAGCGCATGGCGTGAAGATTTTAGTTTGAAATACTTACAGATGATTCTAGATAAATTTCCTGCTGTTGAACCTCGAGATATGATGGCGACAATGGCGGAATTCACAGTGCAGGCCATACTACAATCGCTACACCGTGTTCCCTTTTTAGATGAAGTATCTTTTCTAATTGGCAATGGTGGGGGCGTATATAACGATGTGGTAATCAATAGTTTAAAACAGCAAATTCCTCAACATATTCATTTTGTCCTCTCAGATCAATTTGGGATTCCTGCAAAGTCAAATGAAGCCGTTAAATTTGCGACTTTGGGATTTGCCACAATCCATCATCTATCAGGGAATATTCCTCATGCTAGCGGTGCTACGCGTTTTGCTGTATTGGGACGAGTGCATTATCCTCCTTATTCTACAGATTTTGAATTAGACGTAACGCAGTAATATTTTATACTTTAGTGATTGGTGGTGCACTGATGGCGTACGATGTCATAGTTGTGGGTAGTATTCTTGTTGATATACCGGTCTGGGTTGCTCGTGATCCCATGCCTGGAGAGACCCTTGTAGTGCAAGACAGTGGGATGTTTGCAGGGGGGAAAGGACTAAACCAGGCATGTCAAGTGGCACGATTAGGAGGCCATCCTTTATTTGTTGGAGCTATTGGTAATGATATCCTTGGAAAATTTCTTCGGAAGACCGTCCTTGATGAAATGAACAACGATAATGGATTGATTGAAATTGATTCTTCGAAAACGTCATATGCTGTTCCTGTCATCAGTCCCGACAATCAGTACATTTTGCACGTTTCTGGAGCTAATCATATGTTGACTGCCAGTCATGTCCGGAACCAATTATCTATGGATTTTTCAGCTCGAATACTTATGGTTCAGGGCGAAATTCTGCCTTCGACCTCTATTGTTGCTATGGAGTATATGAATAAATTAGGTGGAATTGTTGTACTGGATCCTGCTCCAATGGAAGCTATCAATGTGGAAATGTTACAAAACGCCACTGTTTTAACACCCAATTTGGTGGAGTTTGCTCAACTTATTGGACTTTCTCCTTTAACTGATTTCGATTTGTGTAAAGGAATCGAAATATTGTTTTCAAAATATACCAAATTGAAATTAATAATGGTTACATTAGGAGAAAATGGTGTGATGTTTGCTGAACGTGGCCAGAAACCTGTTCATATTCCAGCGCCTAAAGTTAACGCCGTTGATCCTACAGCGGCTGGAGATGCATTCAATGGCGCGTGGGCATGGGCCGTTACGCAAGGATTGTCGTGGTTTCAGAGTGCGCAGGTAGGAGTACATGTTGGTGCCCTTGCGGCTTCTCATAAGGGAGCTCTTCCGTCCTTGCCGCGATATGCTGATATTAATTTGGAAGCCATTTTTGAAACTCAAAAAGATTCTAATGAATAGGTGCAGGTTTAGACATAGTGCCGGACAATCTCCCTCTAGATTTAGGCCATGCCGTATCAAGGCATTTAAGGAATCCGTGAGTCCCGGTACGATCGAAAGAATATCTGCTTTTGTTCAGGAAACAGGCCGCAAGTCTCTTGCGTTTGATGGAGTCAGATATGATGCCGTTGGCACTGGCAGTGATGGACGTCACAGCGGAGTCGTGGCAGCAAGCCCATGACGATTCCAAGCATCTAACGTTAGGCGGAATGTCGCACCGGAGATCCTAATGTACAAATTAGCCTCAAGAGGATATTTAACATTCTTCAAAAATTCCCCGTTCGCTACTCGGGAATAGGAAACTGAGCACATAATATGGGTTGTGGGTTGTGTCCCTCGAAAGCCGTTAACACCGCGATTCTTTAAGAAATGTGTAGAAAAGAAAAAGCCTGGTGAGCTGTTTTCTATATTGGTTGTGCTTTTGAAAGATATCGGCAACCAAAGTTAATGAGTAATCTTGGCAGCTCGACCAGGCTTTATATTTTGGTGTAACGTATCAATTCTTTATGAACTCAAATTGTTCTTCATCATAGATTTTCATCATACTCTCTTTTCTATGATTGATCGGCCATATAAAGCGAGAGTATCCAAACAGGACCCGCCACGGATAAGACTAAATCGATGACAAACATCAATATACCACCCACAAATCCAAGGCTATGGATAATAAAGAAAACAAGCCCCATGACGAATATATAGACAATGCCGGTTAAGATAATTCCCAGCAATAAGCTTCCATAATGAGCCGAGCGAAAACTCGCAGCAAAGCTTTGACTCCATGGGAGCTGGTCGACAAATAATCCACCAGTCATGCGAAGCACCCATGGCATTGAAAGTACCAAACCCACTAGAACGACAATAACGCCGATACGGTGTAAAAGCATAACAAATATGCCAGCGAAGATCATTAACGCAAGAAAGTACAAGATCATGTATAAAATGAATCCCCAACCCCGTCCATATAAACGCCTTCCCATTATCCAAAATGTCTCCCAAGACACACGCTTGCCGCGAACCGCTTGCCCATAGAGTCCATAAATTGCAGCAGTCAGAAAAGGTCCCGCAGCTAATAGGATGAGATCAATAATCAGAAAACTGCCAGCAAAACGTGCCATATTGTAGGACAATGCGGGTGAATTATTCATAAAGACAGGATGGGTTATAAGCGCGAATATGCCTCCGGCACCAATGAGGACCAAAACGAGAAATAAAAGAAGGGAAAAGGCAGCTGTCCACACGATAGCGGTCCACGTTCCTGCTTGCTGAAGGGCTTGTTGCCAAATGGCGAGAGCTCTGCTTAGCATTTTATATTCCTCATTTCACGTATTTGATCTCACTCTATCGCAAACTCCTTCCGCGTATGATATAGGTCAAGTCCTAATTTGTGTGTAAAAGCGTTCCCTGGGTTTGCGAGTCGTTAGGCGACGACCGCGGGTCCCGCAAGCGGCGGCGCATCCGCCGCCGCTTGAGACCGTTTCGCCTGCCAATACGGTTCGAGGTTCAGGTACCGCTTGCCGGTGGTCCACATCTCATGCTGCTCGAGCAATAGCGCACCGACCAGGCGGATCGCCGACTCCCGGTTCGGAAAAATCCGAATCACCCGTTCTCGGCGCCGGATCTCGGCATTGAGGCGCTCGACACCGTTCGTGGTGCGTAATCGCTGGCGCAGCGACTCGGGGCGGTTTAACCCCCAATTTCTAGACACTAGTCCTGTTCGCATGATATTTCACGGGATATCGATGCTATGGTGAAAAATACCAATCCAGTCAGGGGACATTCCTCCGCTTCGCTCGCTGCGTCGAGGATACCGCCCGGCGGGCCGGACGTCCAGAGTCCGCGAGGCCGCTGCTCCGCAGCGCTCTGGACCCCCTCGGCCCCCGGGCAAAAACCGCGGTCAAGAGCGAAGCGACGAGCCCGTCTCGGGCTGGCTTCTTAACACCGCACCGGGTGAATCGTGGGCGCGTGCCGGTTTGGCACTGCGCATAGTACACGGCAGGAGCCCAATCGTGCAAACTCCCATGCATGCGGCGTTCATTGTAAAAACGGATCCACTCGGCAGTCACCGTATACGCCTCTGCCAAAGTCTGAAAGACCTGATTCCGCCAACATTCTCCTTCGAGCAGACTGTGCCAGGATTCGATGTGGGCATTCTTGTTAGGAGTCGCCACCGGAATGCG is a window encoding:
- a CDS encoding anhydro-N-acetylmuramic acid kinase, with protein sequence MAWVVGLNSGSSLDSIDGVLIDMDFDAEGWPRLKGVEATAEIPWPEQVHNDIVRAINLDMRIDELCRLNFVAGAVFSKAVNAVLHKASIPASEVAVIGVDGQTIYQEPPLRQKWVGTEFRNAVEAFRDGRLGCTLQIGDGAVISALTGIPTISQFRPADIAVGGTGAPIEQLLDYFHYRHIAPVVTLNIGGIANIHAVHADQNKMMAFDTGPGNILMDRLAQTKFGLPYDKNGTIAATGHVNSSVLDFLMTHPFLRRDPPRSAWREDFSLKYLQMILDKFPAVEPRDMMATMAEFTVQAILQSLHRVPFLDEVSFLIGNGGGVYNDVVINSLKQQIPQHIHFVLSDQFGIPAKSNEAVKFATLGFATIHHLSGNIPHASGATRFAVLGRVHYPPYSTDFELDVTQ
- a CDS encoding ribokinase, which produces MAYDVIVVGSILVDIPVWVARDPMPGETLVVQDSGMFAGGKGLNQACQVARLGGHPLFVGAIGNDILGKFLRKTVLDEMNNDNGLIEIDSSKTSYAVPVISPDNQYILHVSGANHMLTASHVRNQLSMDFSARILMVQGEILPSTSIVAMEYMNKLGGIVVLDPAPMEAINVEMLQNATVLTPNLVEFAQLIGLSPLTDFDLCKGIEILFSKYTKLKLIMVTLGENGVMFAERGQKPVHIPAPKVNAVDPTAAGDAFNGAWAWAVTQGLSWFQSAQVGVHVGALAASHKGALPSLPRYADINLEAIFETQKDSNE
- a CDS encoding integrase core domain-containing protein; translated protein: MRIHCGRRSVFYLCSVIDVFDRCILAYHLGSHCTAIQALGALEGAVRARQADWGPHVPVIRTDNGPQFVAQRWATGCQVLGITHERIPVATPNKNAHIESWHSLLEGECWRNQVFQTLAEAYTVTAEWIRFYNERRMHGSLHDWAPAVYYAQCQTGTRPRFTRCGVKKPARDGLVASLLTAVFARGPRGSRALRSSGLADSGRPARRAVSSTQRAKRRNVP